From the Opitutaceae bacterium genome, one window contains:
- a CDS encoding HD domain-containing protein, producing MNGSDPAARLARQMEFLIECDHLKDIVRQSLCIHSRRNETDAEHSWHLALFALTLAEHANETGAPLDVLRVVKMLILHDIVEIDAGDTFAYDDAGLATQVERERRAADRLFGLLPEDQGREFRSHWEEFEKRETPEARFAHAVDRLQPVLLNCLTEGRAWRDNGVTAEKVLERNRKIEEGSRLLWSQAERWIREAIKSGRLPPGSG from the coding sequence ATGAACGGATCAGATCCGGCTGCACGGCTCGCTCGCCAGATGGAGTTCCTCATCGAGTGTGATCACCTCAAGGACATCGTGCGGCAATCCCTCTGCATACACAGCCGCCGCAACGAGACCGACGCCGAACACAGCTGGCACCTCGCGCTTTTCGCACTCACTCTAGCAGAGCATGCAAACGAGACCGGCGCCCCGCTCGACGTCCTCCGTGTAGTGAAAATGCTGATACTGCATGACATCGTCGAAATTGATGCCGGCGACACGTTCGCCTACGACGACGCGGGGCTTGCGACCCAGGTGGAGCGCGAGAGGCGTGCGGCCGACCGCCTCTTCGGCCTCCTGCCCGAGGACCAGGGCCGGGAGTTCCGGTCGCATTGGGAGGAGTTCGAGAAACGGGAGACGCCCGAGGCACGCTTCGCCCACGCCGTCGACCGCCTGCAACCTGTTTTGCTCAACTGTCTGACCGAGGGCAGGGCCTGGCGGGATAACGGCGTAACAGCCGAAAAGGTACTCGAGCGAAACCGAAAGATCGAAGAGGGCTCGCGCCTTCTCTGGTCCCAGGCGGAACGCTGGATCCGCGAGGCGATTAAATCCGGACGGCTGCCGCCGGGGTCAGGTTGA